A window of Candidatus Saccharibacteria bacterium contains these coding sequences:
- the atpG gene encoding ATP synthase F1 subunit gamma yields the protein MPATRAIRDRIGSVKNTRQITRAMELVAASNLRRAQEAAGATREYAATARELLAHLNAAGDAERQPLYAERAVKSRLYIVVSSDQGLAGAYNSNLLKLLTVRLRADKHDGIASSLITLGRQAGNFAARLAGVTVDGAHTDLPDAPDQNFLQPIIGSAVRQFLDGEYDAVDIIYTNYVSTVSQEPVAIRLLPAGFDDVEVPASLQQATFEPSAEEVLETITIRLLESQLLQAMLSAKASEYMMRMMAMHNATDNANGLIDDLTLEMNKARQAYITQELAEITGGAEAMK from the coding sequence ATGCCGGCAACTCGCGCCATCCGCGACCGTATCGGTTCCGTCAAGAACACCCGCCAGATCACCCGGGCTATGGAACTGGTGGCGGCGAGTAATCTTCGCCGTGCCCAGGAGGCTGCCGGTGCTACCCGTGAGTACGCCGCGACCGCCCGTGAACTGCTGGCCCACCTGAATGCCGCCGGCGATGCCGAACGGCAGCCGCTCTATGCCGAGCGCGCCGTCAAAAGCCGGCTCTACATCGTCGTCTCCAGCGACCAGGGCCTGGCCGGCGCCTACAACAGTAACCTGCTGAAACTATTGACCGTCCGTCTGCGCGCCGACAAGCATGATGGCATCGCAAGCAGCCTGATCACGCTCGGCCGCCAGGCTGGGAACTTTGCCGCGCGCCTCGCGGGCGTTACCGTCGACGGTGCCCACACCGACCTGCCGGACGCACCGGACCAGAACTTCCTGCAGCCGATCATCGGCAGCGCCGTCCGCCAGTTCCTCGATGGTGAATATGATGCCGTCGATATCATCTACACCAACTACGTCTCGACGGTCAGCCAGGAGCCAGTCGCCATCCGCCTGTTGCCTGCCGGCTTCGATGATGTCGAGGTGCCCGCCAGCCTGCAGCAGGCAACGTTTGAGCCATCGGCCGAAGAAGTACTGGAGACTATCACCATCCGTCTGTTGGAAAGCCAGCTGCTGCAAGCCATGCTGAGCGCCAAAGCTTCGGAGTACATGATGCGCATGATGGCCATGCACAACGCCACCGACAACGCCAACGGCCTGATTGACGACCTGACCCTGGAGATGAACAAGGCCCGCCAGGCCTACATTACCCAGGAGCTGGCCGAGATCACCGGTGGCGCAGAGGCGATGAAGTAG
- a CDS encoding F0F1 ATP synthase subunit delta, translating into MAQRLSRRLVVRAFVDGLTRGKDRKALVRSLAAYLIETKQAKQLDSYLADISRELTRHGIATAEVTSVHKLSAGVAESLKQIVARHTGAHRVALNQTIDESLIGGVRLSFDGLEIDESVRTKLNRLQA; encoded by the coding sequence ATGGCGCAACGGTTAAGCCGCCGGCTCGTCGTCCGTGCCTTCGTCGACGGCCTGACCCGCGGCAAGGACAGGAAGGCGCTGGTCCGCTCATTGGCCGCCTATCTTATTGAGACGAAGCAGGCCAAACAGCTTGACAGCTACCTGGCAGATATCAGCCGCGAGCTGACCCGCCACGGCATCGCTACCGCCGAGGTCACCAGCGTCCACAAGCTGAGCGCCGGGGTGGCTGAAAGCCTGAAGCAGATCGTTGCCCGCCACACCGGTGCGCACCGGGTCGCCCTTAATCAGACCATTGACGAAAGCCTGATCGGCGGCGTCCGCCTAAGCTTTGACGGGCTTGAGATCGACGAGTCCGTCCGTACGAAATTAAATAGATTGCAGGCCTAA
- a CDS encoding F0F1 ATP synthase subunit alpha — protein sequence MTDISVKELSRDIRDAIEGLRSSEGLVETGIVTRVGDGVAWIYGLSGCGAAEVINIDANDGSKVEGFVLNLGEDEIGAVLLGDDTKVAAGAKVRLSGHVLEVPVGEGLLGRVVDPLGRPLDGMGPIKAKHHNPIERAAPGVMDRKSVHEPMMTGITAIDAIIPIGRGQRELIIGDRQTGKTAIALDTMINQGRQKTGVVNVYVAIGQKLSKIARLVDRLKEEGVMENSIVVATGPADAASLLYLAPYAGCAMAEYFRDNGGHALIIYDDLTKHATAYRQMSLLLRRPPGREAYPGDVFYLHSRLLERAAKLNDELGAGSLTALPIIETQAGDISAYIPTNVISITDGQIFLETNLFYQGIRPAISVGLSVSRVGGAAQTKAVKSVGSGIKLDLAQFRELAAFMQFSTDLDPETKQRLNRGQRLTELLKQPQYQPMGVWEMTATLMAANAGAFDHVPVEKIQDAKTALLTELWHEHKDLMRTLSKGDKPDETITSTVLDTAKKVTKGFKA from the coding sequence ATGACAGACATCTCAGTGAAAGAACTATCAAGGGATATCCGCGATGCCATCGAGGGCCTGCGCAGTAGCGAGGGCCTGGTCGAGACCGGCATCGTCACCCGCGTCGGTGACGGCGTCGCCTGGATATACGGCCTGAGCGGCTGTGGTGCCGCCGAGGTCATCAACATCGATGCCAATGATGGCAGCAAGGTCGAAGGCTTCGTCCTGAACCTGGGCGAAGACGAGATCGGTGCCGTGCTGCTTGGCGACGACACCAAGGTTGCCGCCGGTGCCAAGGTCCGCCTGAGCGGCCACGTCCTGGAAGTACCGGTGGGCGAAGGCCTGCTGGGCCGCGTCGTCGACCCGCTTGGCCGCCCGCTGGACGGCATGGGCCCCATCAAGGCCAAACACCACAACCCGATTGAACGCGCCGCCCCCGGCGTCATGGACCGCAAGAGCGTCCACGAGCCGATGATGACCGGCATCACCGCCATCGACGCCATCATCCCCATCGGCCGCGGCCAGCGCGAGCTGATCATCGGTGACCGCCAGACCGGCAAGACCGCCATCGCGCTTGACACCATGATCAACCAGGGCCGCCAAAAGACCGGCGTCGTCAACGTCTACGTCGCCATCGGTCAGAAGCTGAGCAAGATCGCCCGCTTAGTCGACCGCCTCAAGGAAGAGGGCGTCATGGAGAATTCCATCGTCGTCGCGACAGGACCTGCTGATGCCGCTTCCCTGCTGTACCTGGCTCCCTACGCCGGCTGTGCCATGGCTGAATACTTCCGTGACAACGGCGGCCACGCCCTGATCATCTACGATGACCTGACCAAGCACGCCACCGCCTACCGCCAGATGTCCCTGCTGCTGCGCCGCCCGCCGGGCCGCGAAGCCTACCCGGGTGACGTCTTCTACCTGCACTCCCGCCTGCTGGAGCGCGCCGCCAAGCTCAACGACGAGCTGGGCGCCGGTTCGTTGACGGCGCTGCCGATCATCGAGACGCAAGCCGGTGACATCTCCGCCTACATCCCGACCAACGTCATCTCCATCACCGACGGCCAGATCTTCCTGGAGACCAACCTGTTCTACCAGGGTATCCGCCCGGCTATCTCAGTCGGCCTCTCGGTCAGCCGTGTCGGTGGTGCCGCTCAGACGAAAGCTGTGAAGAGCGTCGGTTCCGGTATCAAGCTTGACCTGGCCCAGTTCCGCGAACTGGCCGCCTTCATGCAGTTCTCTACCGACCTTGATCCCGAGACCAAGCAGCGCCTCAACCGCGGTCAGCGTCTGACCGAACTGCTCAAGCAGCCGCAGTACCAGCCAATGGGTGTCTGGGAAATGACCGCCACCCTTATGGCGGCCAACGCCGGCGCCTTCGACCACGTTCCGGTCGAAAAGATCCAGGATGCCAAGACCGCCCTGCTGACCGAACTCTGGCACGAGCACAAGGACCTGATGCGCACCCTCAGCAAGGGCGACAAGCCTGACGAGACCATCACCTCGACCGTCCTTGACACTGCAAAGAAAGTAACGAAAGGCTTCAAAGCCTAA